The Edaphobacter flagellatus sequence ATGCCGAGCCGCTGCAGTTGTTGGCGAACTGCCTGGCATCCCCATAGTTTTGAACCGGGTTATAAACAAGCGGCGCGATAAGCGAATAGTCGCCCAGAGTACCGCCACCCTCACGGGTGTTATAGAAGAGCCCGACGCCACCACGGAAGGCCGTCTTGCCATTGCCGCGCGGATCCCACGCAAATCCCAGCCGAGGAGCTACGAGCAGACCATTGCTCTCGCGAAGTGAGGTAGGGTAGTTGGGATTGGTATTGACGACAACACCGTTAGAGTAGTCGCCGGAGTTGGGAACGAACTGGCCGATATAGACGGCTGGCAGGTAGGGATTGGTTGCCGAACCTGGAGGTCCGGCGATTGCCGGGTTGATAATTGCCGACCGGCCCTTCGGACCCATGATGGGTTGATAGAGCTGAGGGACCCTGCTCTGACTGTACTGGCTCTGAATCCAGCCTGCTCCCTGCCCCTTATTGAGAATGCTTGGAATGTCATAGGTAAAGCGCAGGCCATAGTCGATCGTGAGCCTGGGCATCACCTTCCAGCTGTCCTGCAGGTACCACTCCAGCACCTTCCATTGCGGGTTGTAGTTCACCGTGTTCGAGCCTTCGGTATACGAGTTATAAAGCCCGAGAATGCCGTTGGCATATGCATAGCCAGTGTCGTTGGGGTTGGAGTTGTTGGTGTCAAAACTAAAGGACCCATCGAAGGTGCCGCCAATGTGGCGCTGCAGGTAGTTCCCCTTTTGAAAATAGAAGCCGGCTTTGGAAGTGTGATGATTCCACACCTTCGTGATGGAATCCTGAACCTGCCATGAGCGGGTATCGTTCGCCAATGGAAAACGGTTGTCGAACTGGATCTGGGGATTATTCACCACCTGGAAGCCCGCGCTGCCGCCCCATGTCGCCCGGGGAACAAGATTGAGCGGGTTGTATTGCGGGTTGTACTGACCGAGGTTGATTCCAAGCTTGTCACGCTGAAATTTAGCGATATCGCTCGAGTTGGAGAAACGGGAGGTCTCGGTCCAGCTCGCGAATCCGACGTTGAGCTCGTTGATCAGATTTGGGCTAGGGATAAATGTCAGGTTCCAGCTGGCATTCTTGCCCGGCGTGGAGTAGACAAAAGGAACTCCCCATTGCATCGCTCCGGTAACGGAGGCGACATTTGGACCATCCTGTTCGGTTGTTGTCCGCATACCGCGAAAGTACGTGTGCCACTTCGGTGTGATGTTGTAGTCCACACGAAGCACCTGCTGATTCACTGGCGTCTTCACAGACCCCTGCGTAACGTAGTTGTAATTGCCACCGCCATTGACGCCAAGTGGAGTGGGATTGCCGGTGGGAAGAATTGCCAGGAGCTTCTGCGTGTCGGAATCGATACGGCTGGCCGGAATAATCGCGTTGGGAAAGCAACCTGGTCCATTTGCGGCCGTGCAAGCCTTCCCCTGAGCGATCAGTGTGGGATCTTTGATGTAGACCGGCTTGCCACTCTTATCCACGCTGGCAGAGAAGTTTCCCTGCTTCTCGAGTGCCGTCGGCATCATCCAGTAGCTCAGCGTGCCAGGTTTGGTCGTCGGCCAGTACTCCTGCGACCAGAAGAAAAACATCTTGTCTTTGTGCGTATTGAAGAGATGAGGGATATAGACCGGGCCGCCGATGTTATAGCCCACCGTGTTGTAGCGCTGGCGCGGGCGAGGAACGTAGGTTTTGTTCTTATTGAAGTAGTCGTTGGCGTTGTAGGCCTCATTGCGGTTGTAGTAGTAAACCGTGCCATGGAAGTCGCGCGTACCGGACTTCGTCACCATCTCAACGATAGCGCCGGCTGCCTGCCCATACTCTGCCTGGTAATTGTTCAGCAACACCTTTACTTCGCCGACAGAATCGTAGTTTGTTCCAGTGTCGAGTGTCGCACCGCCGCGCGTATTGCCTGTCGTGCCGTCGATGGAGAGAGAGTTGTAGTCGCTGCGGACACCGTTGATATTGCCTGCATTCTGTTGGCCCAGCTGCCCTGTACTCGGGCTCTTCACAACGCCAGGAAGCAGGCGCAGCATGGAGGTAATGTCACGCGATTGCGTCATCAAGGTGGCCAGCTCTTTGGAGTCGACAACGGCGGAGCGTTCGCTCGACTCTGTCTGGATCGGCGTCTGATCCGCCTGCACGTCGACACTCTCGTTCACGGCACCGACCTCGAGCTGAATGTTGCCGGTGGACAGACGATCGGAGGCGTGCAGCACGAGATTGCGCTTCTCATACTTCTTGAAGCTCGGCATCGCGACGGAAACCGTAAAGGTTCCCGGCTGTACCGCAACAAAGACAAATTCGCCGGATGCTTCGGTTTTGTCCGAGCGGACCTCAGAGGTCGCCTGGTTGGTCAGCGTGATGACAGCGCCGGGGATGGCTGCGCCAGATGGGTCGGTCACTCGTCCTGAAATCTGTCCGCTCGAAGTTTGTGCCACGGCGTATGCAGACAACAGAAACCAAATGTATACGTTTGCAATCAGCCTCGTAAATGCTCGCATACCTGCAATTCCTCATCGTAACGAGATGGGGATAAACCTTCTCGTCCGCTTCTTTTTTGGTGGATGGCAGAGAGAACAGGTCAGACCTGTTTCTCATACCGGCGAGAACTTTAGGCTTTTGGAAAAATGTTTGTCAAGAATTTTTTGAAAATATGTTTCGATTAGCGAAACCGCTAACTTAGTTGCGAGATGCTATGACCGCGAGACAAGCCTCCCCGAGAGGCTTAAGGCAGGCACACGATTGCCCGCGTTCTGCCCACGAACGAGGGATTCTGGTTTCGCTTCTCAGCAGTTAGTTCAGGACAAAGGCATACAGCGTGTCGCCCGCCGCGGCAACGATGTACTGCAAGCCGTCGAGCTCATAGGTGATCGGCCCGTTCGTGATAAGATTGCCCAGGCCAGCGTGCCATAGTACCTTGCCCGTCGTGGCGTTGAAGGCCATAAGGTTGGTTGACGTATCGCCCGTAAAGAGCAGGTTGCCGGCCGTAGTAAGAATGCCGGAGCGGCCACCTGGGCTTGGCCATTTGTGATCCCAGCGCACCTTGCCGGTCTTGTAGTCCATGGCGCGCAGCGAGGCACTCATCCATCCGCCGCGGTCGTTGCCTGCCCAGCCCTCGGGACGCTTGTTGTTGTCGTAGATGTAATAGACGCTGTAAGCGTCGTATGCCGGCACATAGAAGAGACCCGTCGCCGGACTGAAACTCGGCGGATACCAGTTCGCCGCGCCTGCCTGATTTGGTGCGACCAATGCGCCATTCGGCTGCGCCATCTTGGCCGGATTCGGGATCGGCGATCCATTCTTGTCGACGCCGAGAGCCCAGTTCTGTTTGGCGAAGGGAGTACTCGTGAGCGCCTTACCATTCGTGCGATCAATGAGGAAATACCAGCCATTGCGGCTAGCCTGTGCGAGCAGCTTGCGCGGCTTGCCGTCCACGACGCCATCGATCAGCACAGGCGTCTGCACCGCATCCCAGTCATGCGTATCATGCGGGTTGGGCTGGAAGTACCAGATAAGTTTGCCGGTATCTGGATTGAGCGCACAGATAGTCGCGGTATAAAGATTTGCGCCTGGACGGGCAAGGCCGTTGATCACAGGCTGCGCATTGCCGGTGCCAAAGTAGTAGAGATTCAGCTCAGGATCATACGTTCCAGCAACCCACGTCATGCCACCACCATGCAGCATGGCTTCATCGTTGGGCCAGGTCTTGGCTTCGGGATCTCCAGGATTGGGATGCGTATACCAGCGCCACTGCAACGCTCCCGTCTCCGTATCATGCGCTTCGATGTAGCCGGGGATATCAAAGTCGTCGCCACTGACGCCCACCATGACGTGGTTCTTGACCACTACAGGCGCAACCGTGCCCGAGTAGAACAAGTCAGGATTGCCGATGGACGAGTGCCATTTCTCCTTGCCCGTATGGATGTCGAGAGCGACGAGGTTGCAGTCTTCCGTCTCGAAGTAGACGGTATCGCCCGATACAGCCGCGCCGCGATTGCCAATCGTATCGCCGCCTTTGCTGACCCAGTCGAACTGCCAGATCTTGCGACCCGTGCGTGCATCCACAGCCCAGACATGGCTCGGCACGGTGAAGTAGAGAACGCCATTAACCTCGATCGGCGTGGCGGAAATGCGCCTGCCGCCACCAGTCGTCACTTCCACGCGATAGCTCCAGGCTTGTGAAAGCTGCTTGACGGTCGTGGTGTTCACCTTCGTCAGCGGGCTGAACCGGCGGCCGGAGTAATCTCCGTTGTAAGTTGGCCAGCTGTCAGTCAGCTTGGCAAGACTCGCCGTATCGGTTGACTGCTTCTGTTGCGCATAGATTGCGCAGGGCGAAAGCGACAGGCAGAGGAGCGACGCGGTCAGCAGCTTCATTTCAACGTATCCAGATAAGTCGTCAGGTTGTGGATGTCGGCATCCGTGTACTTGTCCAGCAGGTCGGCATGCGCCTGGAAAGGATCGACCGTCGTGACTGTCGAACCGGTGACGCGATTGAGCGAGATGTTTTCGCCGGATGCCTCATGCAGTGTCACGGTGAAGTCATCGATGCGAACCAGATCGCCCGAGTAGGTCTTCCCGTTCGGCATCTTCACCGTAACCTGCGTCTTTTTCTTGACGAAAAGTCCGTAGTTGGGAAAAAGAAACTTCTGCTGCAACGCAGCCGGTGTGTAGCGCTTACCTACGCCTGCCAGATCGCCCGTCGCGGAGTGGCATTTGTTGCACCCTCCAGCGCCATTGAAGTAGGCTTCACCCGCCTTTGCATCGCCATCCAGCAGATGGGTTGGTTGCGCGTTGTAGCCGCTGCGCAGCGTCGCATTCACAGATGCGGTCAGGAACTGCGACAAATCAGCCAGCTGCTTGTCGTCAAACTTGTAATTATGGCCGGGCAGTGTCGTCAGCAGAGGAGCAAGCTCCTTCCCATACAGCATCTGACGACGATCATGGAGCACCGCGACAGAGCGAATCAGGTCCGGCCCCTTCTCCGTGCCGCGAACATCTTCGCCATGGCAGCGAGCACATTGATTCGCGTAAATTGTGGCCCCGCGATCGCGCATGGCTGGGTCGACTGAAGAGTGTGGAAACTGGGCGCACACCGGTACCGATACGAGCAGCAAGAGGCAGGTCGCCTGTGCTGATTGCCAAAGAACGCTCTTCACCTCATCCGGCTCCTGATGCATGATGTGCTCAATCAATATAGAGGATAATACGCAAGAATTGGGTAACGCGTATCCACTGTTTAGAAAGAGGCATCGCCATGAAATCCTTCGCTTTGTTGCTGACTTTGATGTTCAGCAACGCCGTATTCTACGCACGAGCCTCACCGGCAACATGCTCGGTTCACGCTGTCAGCTATCAGGGATGGGACGCACAGGAGGTCGACAACCCCTGGCTCAAGCTCACCTTCGTGCCGCAATTAGGCGGAAGACTGATGCAGGTTGAGTTCAATGGACATCCCTATCTCTTCGTAAACCCGAGATATCGAGGCCAATACATCCCTCCCGAGCAAGCAAAGGGAGGCTGGATCAATTACGGTGGCGACAAAATATGGCCTATGCCTGAAGGCGACACCGACGATCACCACTGGGTTCTTGCATCCACCGCGATCGACGATCTTCCTTACGAGTTCAAGCTCATCTCCCAGGGCGAGCGCTGCTCCATTCAACTTACAGGTCAACCTGACACGATTACAGGACTTCAATACATTCGCACCATCAGCATCTCGGCCGATTCACCGCAGATCGACTTTCACGCCGTGATGCGCAACGCTGCAACACACCCCATCGAATGGTCCGTGCAGTCTGTCTCACAGTACGATCTCAGCGACTCTGCGAAGCCTGCGGACTATAACCATCAATTCTGGGCCTACACTCCCGTCAATCCCAATTCGACCTATCCCGATGGCTATCATGTTCGTTCCGGTCTTGCCGACGATCCCTCCTTCTCGGTCGCTGATGGACTCTTCCGTCTGCGCTGGCTTTATTTCGACAACGAGGTGTGGCTTGATTCCAGAGCAGGCTGGCTCGCTGTCGTTGATCAGCAGAGTAAGTACGGCATGATCGAGCGGTTCCATTACGATGCTTCCGGCAACTATCCCGGGAAGGCCACCGTCATCTTTTATAAGAGCGGTCCGTCTGTTCGATTCGATAAAGAGGGCCAGGCCAGCATTCGCGCCACAACGCCTGAGCGTACGCCCTACTATATGGAAGCTGAGATCAATAGCCCGATCGTTAAGCTTGCGCCCAACCAGACCTACGCCATGGATACGACATGGAATCCTCTACACATCGACGCGGCCTTGCAGACAGTAACGGACGCCGGTGTTGCCACACAAAGACTTGCCCTCGCCCACAAGGCCGATTCCACCACACTTACAGGAACATTCGCAGCTTTTTATCCTGGCAACGTTATCGCAGTATTTACTGACAGACGAGGGAAAGAGGTCGGGCATCACACTCTCCGTCAGGTAAAGCCCGATGAGAGCATCACACTCAATGAGCCGATTACTGTACCGGCAAAAGCTGAACATGTTGCACTGCGGCTATTCAGCGCCAAAGGTGCCGATCTCGGACTACTTGACCAGGCTGATATCGGCGCTCAGGCTCCATGAGAAGCCTTCCTTCTTGAGAACAAAAACCTTGTTCAACAGGCTGCCAGAATATTCTCTGGCAGCCTGCATCTCTTGTTACCCATTCTGGTCATCAGGGTGAATTGTGCGATAGCTCGCATTCCCCTTCGACCACACCAGAAGCAGGATGTCCTTGCCATTCGGGCTCTGATGCACTGCATTGACAAACTGCTCTGCCGACGCAGTCGCATGACGATTGACCTCAAGGATCACATCGCCAGGCTGCAATCCAGCTTCCTCTGCCGGGCTTGCCGGGCGAACGTTCTGCACAACAGCGCCCTTGACTGAGTCCGGCGCCTGAAGCTGCTGCCTTGCATCTGCGGTCAGATCGCTTACAGCCAGTCCCAACTTGCCGCGCTGCTGCCCGTCTGGAGCGTCGTTGCTGGCAACCTGCTTGTTGCCGCTGAACTGTCCGACGGTTATATCCAACGTTACCGGCTTGCCATCGCGAAGCACACCCAGCGCAATCTTCGTCCCAGGAGTCATCTCGCTGACAGCAACCTGGAGCGCACTGCCATTGACGATCTTCTCTCCATTCAGCTTCGCGATCACGTCGCCCTGCTTCAGACCACCCTTACTTGCGGGCGAGTCCGGCGACACCTGCGCCACAACCGCACCGGAAGCATCTGTCAGGTTGAAGAAGTGCGCATTCTCCGGCGTGACATCGTTCATGCTGATGCCCAGATAGCCATGCTCCACCTTGCCGTTCTTCATCAGCTGCTCAGCCGAAGCACGCACAATCTGCGATGGAATCGCAAACCCGGCGCCTGCAAACGATCCGCTGTTCGAGATGATGAACGTGTTGATACCGACTAGCTCCCCATGCGAGTTCACCAGCGCACCGCCTGAGTTGCCGGGATTGATCGCCGCATCCGTCTGAATGAATGCACCCGGCTTCCGTGCATCGTCCGAGTAAGGATTAGGCCGGTTCACGGCACTGACGATGCCGCGCGTGACCGAGAACTGGAAGTAGCCAAAGGGGCTGCCGAAGGCCAGCACCGTCTGTCCCGGATGCAGCTTCGTCGAATCGCCCCATGCAATGCTGGGCAGCTCCTTTGCATCGACCTTCACCACGGCAAGATCGTTCAGCTTATCGACGCCGACCAGCTTCGCATTCAACACGCGACGATCATGCATCGTCACCTTGATCTGCGTGGCTCCATCAACGACGTGGCCGTTGGTCACGATATATCCGTCGGGCGAAATAATCACGCCGCTGCCGATTCCATGCTCAATCTGCGGCTGCTGCGGTCCGCCTTGGCCGAAGAACTGCCTGAATCCCGGAGGCAAACCCTGCAGTTGATCGTCCGAGATCTCAGCCTCGTTGTTCTTTGCGGTTACGGAGATGTTCACCACCGCGGGTGTGACGCGCGAGGCGACCTGTTCCATTGCGTTGTCGAGCGCCGTCAATGCCGATACGCTTTGATCGTCGATCAGTGACGCAGCGGTAGAGCTTGCAGCGTTGACGCCACCGTGTCCTACAAACAGAGCGGCACCAAGGACAAAGGCTCCGGCTATTGCGGCGGGAGCAGCGAAGCGCTTTCCTTTTACTACTAATTGATTAGTTACTTCAGACATAACCACCCTCCTTATGGGTGTTTTCCCTGCAAATCGTTAGAGTTGAATGACTAACCAGCCGTCCCCAGCCGGGACGACCGCCACAAAAGATCTCGTCAAAATCGGGCGTTGCTGCGGAAGGTCTTCATTCCAATCGGTCAGCATGACGAACGATGCGGTTGGGCGATGCGTCGCTGCATGCTTCGCTGCGGCATTCTGCCTGCGAGGCGGACGAGCTGCAAGCTGCGCCTCACGGCGCCCCTGCTCCGGCACGATGGCCTTAACCAACACTTGTCTGGCGTCTTTTGCCAATGGCTTGGCGCCTTCTGCATATAGATTCGGTGAAGCGGTAGCAGAGTCTGTGGTCGAGGCGACCTGCGCCTGCTGCGAAACGCTCGGGGCGAAACTGATCAGCCTCGGACTATCGGCAAGGGTCACCGTTCCCGCAATCATTCCCGCGATTAAAACCCCTGTTGCCGCTCGTGACTGCCATTGCCCGAGCTGGGGTTCGGGACGGCTCAAAATTCTGTGGACTCTCTGCGCCAGCTCCGAGCGTCGCGCCCATGCCCCAAGCGCGAGCGATACTCTTCTGCGCACCAGCGAGTGCTCGGCGAGATTTGTCAGGCAGACGGCATAGTCCTTGCGGGCCTTCGTCGCCTGCAGCACGCAGTCGTCACATGCCAACTCGCGCTCGACGCACATACGGCGTTCTGCCCAGCTCATGGCCGGGTTGAGCGGGAACAGCATCAGACTTACCTTCTGTAGCAGGTTCATCCAATCGTCCCTGCGGCGCAGGTGTTCCATCTCGTGCAGAACGATCTGTTCCAGATCACGTTGCGAGAGCTGCTCGATCAAACCCGTGGGCAACAAGATGCGTGGCGAGGCAAAACCGGCGACGCTCGGGCTGTCTACATCCTCGGACGCACAAAGTTCAATTGCTTTGCCGTTCCGCATCAGGAGCGAACGATCCAGCACCAGATCCATCGGCACGGCACGTCTTGCGATCTCTCGAAGCCGCATCGCACTTGTAAACAGTTGCACGGCGCGAACGATCGAAAGGACTGCCCAGATACCAGCGAGCAGTAACGCCCAACGAGCATCGACATGCAACAGGTTGCTATTGTCAGGCAACACGCTCGAACTGCTATGAAGTGCAGGCAAAAAATGAAGCGGGATCATCACCAGCAGAGCAGCGGCCCAAATCATGAAGCGTGCCGCGGCGGTCATCCCTGGAAACAAGCGAAGGCACAGACTAACGCCGGCCATCAGCAGCATGCCGCCAACGATGGCGTTGATCAGCGCGCCGGAGGCTGAGATCGCAAGCGGCATCGTGGCATGAGCGATTGGAGCTATCAGGGTAATCGGATCCATCGACTACTGCTCCTCCCCTTCGTTCTCCTGCGCATCCTCATCGGGAACATTCGCAATGGCTTCTTTAAGACGCTGCAGCTCCTCAGGGGTGACCTCATCGTCTCCGAGGAGAGACAGAAGCAGGCGTTCCCGCGAGTTGCCGAAGAAACGGTTCAGTACGTGGCGTACCTCGGAGATTCCGGCCTCGCGCTCGGCGACGCATGGGCTGTAGAGAAACGCGCGGCCCTCCTGACGATGGCGAACGTAGCCCTTCTTCTCCAGAATTCGGATCGTCGTTAGTACCGAGGTATACGCTAACGGCGTGGTATCTGACAGAGCCGCAACGACTTCGGCCACGCCGGATTCTCCCCGCTCCCATAGAACCTTCATCAGCCTGAGCTCGGCTTCGGTTAGCGTGATGGACCGTTTCGGAGGCATGAGCAACCCTGTACCTCAGGTTGGACGCACGAACTAATCATTTAGTTAGCGGCCCTTTTTGCTCTATGCAGCAACCTCGAATCGAAGTTATGGGAAGGTGATGCGGGTCGGCTTCGCACTTCTGGCAAAGGTGACTCCGGGCAGATGATTGTTCTCGGAGACTGGAAAATCCTTGCCATCGATGGTTGCCTTCGCAGGAGTGTGCGCAGAGCCCGCCAGCTCGACGCGAATGCTCTCCCACTGCAGCCTATAGCTGCCTTCGGGCGCACTTAGCGTGACGGTCACGGCACCGTCGGCTGCGACCTCGCAGGATGCCTTGATGCGGAAGTAGTCGCCTCGCCTGTAGTTGAGTGAGTGGCCGTCGTCGGCATAGAGCGAGCCTTCACAGGGTTGATTCTGGGCAGGAACGTAGACGCGCAGGGTAAGAGGGCCTTTCGGCGTCTCGTCGGTACTTTGAACAAGGCTCTGCAATGGCAGTATGGCTCCGCCGCGCACGTAGACGGGAACTGTGGCCAGTTCGGGCTTGAGGAGAATCTGCTGGTTCTGCAGCAGAGTGTCGCGTACCTCGGCATCACGAGCCTGCGCTTTGCCCGCTGTACCGGCCTGCGTGCCGGTCCAGTAGTCATACCAGCGACCGGGAGGCAGATGAAGCTCATAGGGCGCGACCTCCTCCGGCGATGGATTCGGTGCGATCAGCAGATTGGGCCCCAGCAGGAACTCCGCTCCACCTGTGGCCAGGTCCATCGGAGTGCCATCGTTCGCTGCGTGAGGGAACTCCATGAAGAGCGGACGCATCATGGGCATGCCATCGCGTGAGGTTTCTTCGGCGACGGTGTAGATGTAGGGCAAGAGACGATAGCGCTCTTCGATGTAGCGGCGACGCATGGCCTCGTGTTCGGGACCATCGACCCACGGCTCGTGCATGCGCGTTCCCTTGGCCGAGTGATCGCGATCGATCGGCTGGAATGCAGCGACTTCAAGCCATTTTGTTAATAGGTCAGCCGGAGGAGAGCCGGCAAAGCCGCCTACATCGGCACCGGCAAAGCTGAAGCCGCTGAGGCCAAGATTCACCAGCTGCGGAATCGTCATGCGCAGATGGTTCCAGGTGGAGCTGTTGTCGCCGGTCCAGGTTACGGCATAGCGTTGGCCACCGGCGTAGCTGGCGCGTGTCATCACGTAAGGCCGCTCGTTGGGGCGCAGAGTCAGGACGCCGTCGTAGGTGGCGCGACTGTTCTGCATGCCGAAGATGTTGTGTGCTTCGCGATGGCTCATCGTGCGCGTCGCGAAGCCGGGCTCGTCGATGCGATGCTGTACGTCGAGCGGCATGGTCTTTGAGGGATAGCGAAAGACGGCTGGCTCGTTCATGTCGTCCCAGAAGCCGGAGACGCCATCGTGTACGAAGTCCTTATAGAGCGTGCCGAACCACTGGCGTGTCTGCTGGCGCGTGAAATCGGGAAAAACGGAGGGACCGGGCCAGACAGGGCCGATGTATGGAGTTCCGTCAGGATTCTTCACGAAGTGGTCGCCTGCGGTGCCGGTATCGAATGGTGCGTAATCGGCGTTTGGCTTGTGCGCGATGTGCAGATCGGCGATGACGATCAGGTGGAAGTGATCGCGCGCAAGCTGCGAGACCATCTCCGGAAAATTTGGGAAACGCCGGGGATCGACGGTGAAGGGCATGTTGTCCTTCTGGAAGTCGATGTCGAGCCACAGGGCGTCGGCTGGAATTTTGTCTTTGCGCAGCCGCGAGGCAA is a genomic window containing:
- a CDS encoding TIM-barrel domain-containing protein — its product is MAALLSPQAAIAQQVHVTSNGLTATANGVTLEVTALEQDKLRIREWRTTPPEDASWAVLPASRTSRIPVSADTNGFHTQQLAVQVGDNLHLIIRDRDGHILQEDAGPTVWRGDSFRVYKQRGENEHFFGLGDKPGPLDRTGQAFTLWNTDSFGWQESTDPIYKSIPFFLGEEGGRYFGVLFDNTWRTWFDFGRENDAEYSFGSQDGPIDYYFLYGPEPRSVMAAYAWLTGPAPLPPLWSFGFQQSRYSYSPESQLMDVASRLRKDKIPADALWLDIDFQKDNMPFTVDPRRFPNFPEMVSQLARDHFHLIVIADLHIAHKPNADYAPFDTGTAGDHFVKNPDGTPYIGPVWPGPSVFPDFTRQQTRQWFGTLYKDFVHDGVSGFWDDMNEPAVFRYPSKTMPLDVQHRIDEPGFATRTMSHREAHNIFGMQNSRATYDGVLTLRPNERPYVMTRASYAGGQRYAVTWTGDNSSTWNHLRMTIPQLVNLGLSGFSFAGADVGGFAGSPPADLLTKWLEVAAFQPIDRDHSAKGTRMHEPWVDGPEHEAMRRRYIEERYRLLPYIYTVAEETSRDGMPMMRPLFMEFPHAANDGTPMDLATGGAEFLLGPNLLIAPNPSPEEVAPYELHLPPGRWYDYWTGTQAGTAGKAQARDAEVRDTLLQNQQILLKPELATVPVYVRGGAILPLQSLVQSTDETPKGPLTLRVYVPAQNQPCEGSLYADDGHSLNYRRGDYFRIKASCEVAADGAVTVTLSAPEGSYRLQWESIRVELAGSAHTPAKATIDGKDFPVSENNHLPGVTFARSAKPTRITFP